A region from the Coturnix japonica isolate 7356 chromosome 28, Coturnix japonica 2.1, whole genome shotgun sequence genome encodes:
- the LOC107325617 gene encoding transducin-like enhancer protein 1 isoform X2, translating into MQPPTLAGLGSASGLLALSGVLGGAQLLTKDDRGVHDAEHRERDPGPSSLVLPNGDRARAISEYLSSSKKRKVEEKDFVTDYGSDADKSEDNLVVDEDPASPHSVHSYSSRENGLEKLPLGRKEPAPLSPTSMASSSSASPSRTKDAPTVEKAGTPSLKSSTPTSQGDAVAPGSSSAPQFRPTAAKAPVDSLALGLRTPLGVQSPYSFSMAHPAVNGDMAGAGAYASLHLVSPQLNGTAAASSYGRSPLVGYDPHPHMRVAGLAAGMQVGTSGKPAYSFHVSADGQMQPVPFPHDALAGPGIPRHARQLHSLAHGEVVCAVTISNSTRHVYTGGKGCVKVWDVGQPGTKTAVAQLDCLNRDNYIRSCKLLPDGRSLIVGGEASTLSIWDLAAPTPRIKAELTSSAPACYALAISPDAKVCFSCCSDGNIAVWDLQNQTLVRQFQGHTDGASCIDISNDGTKLWTGGLDNTVRCWDLREGRQLQQHDFTSQVSAGSPPTCSTPPYPSTALSLPPPPPDLLPGALPDGRVAGSGHGEQQRGSAAPHQARQVPAAPARELRPLPQVRRLREVVCEHGEGQPAQRLAHPVWSQHLPVQGNLLRPQLRRLHRRSVHRHRLRGQESDGLRSHLLRAMELTAAIGVQSLRADGLTATGTDGRTPAQRSSSPGLGLLALGIPQCWDAAAAHRALPWDFLLVGLFIGWFVSKRGLGEPRGVSFVMAFFGGFYFVVVKAPGWAGWELLPPPPPAPPRAYLIIKPQQQRGALQDGGGSWGWGLLCTEPWGGEGISSPTLCTSRFPPPPHGALEDLSPPPQHTHTPHQPLFPCIFY; encoded by the exons ATGCAGCCCCCCACCCTGGCTGGGCTGGGCAGCGCTTCGGGGCTGCTGGCGCTCTcgggggtgctggggggggccCAGCTCCTCACCAAGGATGACCGCGGGGTCCACGACGCCGAGCACAGGG AGCGAGACCCGGGTCCT AGCTCTCTGGTGCTGCCCAACGGGGACCGGGCACGAGCCATCTCTGAGtacctgagcagcagcaaaaagagGAAGGTGGAGGAGAAGGACTTTGTGACGGACTAC GGCAGCGATGCGGACAAAAGCGAAGACAACCTGGTGGTGGATGAG GACCCCGCGTCCCCACACAGTGTCCATTCCTATTCCTCCCGTGAGAACGGGCTGGAGAAGCTGCCATTGGGCCGGAAGGAGCCGGCGCCGCTCAGCCCCACCTCCATGGCCTCGTCCAGCAGCGCGTCCCCATCGCGCACCAAGGATGCGCCCACG GTGGAGAAGGCGGGGACACCCAGCCTCAAGTCCAGCACCCCCACATCTCAGGGCGATGCCGTAGCCCCGGGATCCAGCAGTGCCCCACAGTTCCGCCCCACTGCCGCCAAAGCCCCTGTGGACTCCCTGG ccctgggccTGAGGACCCCGCTGGGCGTGCAGAGCCCCTACTCCTTCAGCATGGCTCACCCTGCTGTCAATGGGGACATGGCTGGGGCGGGTGCCTACGCCAGCCTGCACCTCGTGTCCCCGCAGCTCAATGGCACCGCGGCCGCCAGCAGCTACGGGCGGTCCCCGCTG GTTGGCTACGACCCTCACCCACACATGCGCGTGGCGGGGCTGGCGGCTGGTATGCAAGTGGGGACGTCGGGGAAACC TGCCTACTCCTTCCACGTCAGCGCCGACGGGCAGATGCAGCCGGTCCCCTTTCCCCACGACGCCCTGGCTGGTCCCGGTATCCCCCGGCACGCGCGGCAGCTGCACAGCCTGGCCCACGGCGAGGTGGTCTGCGCCGTCACCATCAGCAACTCCACGCGCCACGTCTACACCGGGGGCAAAGGCTGCGTCAAGGTGTGGGACGTGGGGCAGCCGGGCACCAAGACGGCCGTGGCACAGCTGGACTGCTTG AACCGCGACAACTACATCCGCTCCTGCAAGCTGCTCCCCGACGGCCGCAGCCTGATCGTGGGGGGGGAGGCCAGCACTCTGTCCATCTGGGACCTGGCGGCCCCCACGCCCCGCATCAAGGCCGAGCTCACCTCCTCCGCCCCCGCCTGCTACGCGTTGGCCATCAGCCCCGACGCCAAAgtctgcttctcctgctgcagcgACGGCAACATCGCCGTGTGGGACCTGCAGAACCAGACCCTGGTCCG GCAGTTCCAAGGCCACACGGACGGTGCCAGCTGCATCGATATCTCCAACGACGGCACCAAGCTGTGGACGGGGGGGTTGGACAACACGGTGCGCTGCTGGGACCTGCGGGAAGGgcggcagctgcagcagcacgaCTTCACCTCCCAGGTGAGCGCCGGGTCCCCCCCGACGTGTTcgacccccccatatcccagcactgccctgtcGCTGCCCCCTCCGCCCCCAGATCTTCTCCCTGGGGCACTGCCCGACGGGCGAGTGGCTGGCAGTGGGCATGGAGAGCAGCAACGTGGAAGTGCTGCACCACACCAAGCCCGACAAGTACCAGCTGCACCTGCACGAGAGCTGCGTCCTCTCCCTCAAGTTCGCCGCCTGCG GGAAGTGGTTTGTGAGCACGGGGAAGGACAACCTGCTCAACGCCTGGCGCACCCCGTATGGAGCCAGCATCTTCCAG TCCAAGGAAACCTCCTCCGTCCTCAGCTGCGACGTCTCCACCGACGATCAGTTCATCGTCACCGGCTCCGGGGACAAGAAAGCGACGGTCTACGAAGTCATTTACTGAGAGCCATGGAGCTGACGGCCGCCATTGGGGTCCAGTCCCTGAGAGCGGATGGACTCACAGCCACggggacggacggacggaccccggcacagaggagcagcagcccaggcCTGGGGTTGTTGGCGCTGGGGATCCCACAGTGCTgggatgcagctgctgctcacagggccCTTCCTTGGGATTTCCTCCTGGTTGGGCTCTTTattggttggtttgtttctaAACGGGGGCTGGGGGAGCCGAGGGGGGTTTCTTTTGTAATGGCATTTTTTGGTGGGTTTTATTTCGTTGTTGTTAAAGCTCCGGGTTGGGCGGGATGGGagctccttcctccccctccccctgcaCCTCCCAGGgcttatttaataataaaaccaCAACAGCAGCGCGGTGCATTGCAGGATGGAGGGGGAagttggggctgggggctgctctgcacGGAGCCATGGGGGGGAGAGGGCATTTCCAGCCCCACATTGTGTACATCAAggttccccccccctccccatggTGCCCTGGAGGATCTCAGCCCCCccccacaacacacacacacacctcatCAACccctttttccttgtattttttattag
- the LOC107325617 gene encoding transducin-like enhancer protein 1 isoform X4, producing the protein METERDPGPSSLVLPNGDRARAISEYLSSSKKRKVEEKDFVTDYGSDADKSEDNLVVDEDPASPHSVHSYSSRENGLEKLPLGRKEPAPLSPTSMASSSSASPSRTKDAPTVEKAGTPSLKSSTPTSQGDAVAPGSSSAPQFRPTAAKAPVDSLALGLRTPLGVQSPYSFSMAHPAVNGDMAGAGAYASLHLVSPQLNGTAAASSYGRSPLVGYDPHPHMRVAGLAAGMQVGTSGKPAYSFHVSADGQMQPVPFPHDALAGPGIPRHARQLHSLAHGEVVCAVTISNSTRHVYTGGKGCVKVWDVGQPGTKTAVAQLDCLNRDNYIRSCKLLPDGRSLIVGGEASTLSIWDLAAPTPRIKAELTSSAPACYALAISPDAKVCFSCCSDGNIAVWDLQNQTLVRQFQGHTDGASCIDISNDGTKLWTGGLDNTVRCWDLREGRQLQQHDFTSQVSAGSPPTCSTPPYPSTALSLPPPPPDLLPGALPDGRVAGSGHGEQQRGSAAPHQARQVPAAPARELRPLPQVRRLREVVCEHGEGQPAQRLAHPVWSQHLPVQGNLLRPQLRRLHRRSVHRHRLRGQESDGLRSHLLRAMELTAAIGVQSLRADGLTATGTDGRTPAQRSSSPGLGLLALGIPQCWDAAAAHRALPWDFLLVGLFIGWFVSKRGLGEPRGVSFVMAFFGGFYFVVVKAPGWAGWELLPPPPPAPPRAYLIIKPQQQRGALQDGGGSWGWGLLCTEPWGGEGISSPTLCTSRFPPPPHGALEDLSPPPQHTHTPHQPLFPCIFY; encoded by the exons ATGGAGACAGAGCGAGACCCGGGTCCT AGCTCTCTGGTGCTGCCCAACGGGGACCGGGCACGAGCCATCTCTGAGtacctgagcagcagcaaaaagagGAAGGTGGAGGAGAAGGACTTTGTGACGGACTAC GGCAGCGATGCGGACAAAAGCGAAGACAACCTGGTGGTGGATGAG GACCCCGCGTCCCCACACAGTGTCCATTCCTATTCCTCCCGTGAGAACGGGCTGGAGAAGCTGCCATTGGGCCGGAAGGAGCCGGCGCCGCTCAGCCCCACCTCCATGGCCTCGTCCAGCAGCGCGTCCCCATCGCGCACCAAGGATGCGCCCACG GTGGAGAAGGCGGGGACACCCAGCCTCAAGTCCAGCACCCCCACATCTCAGGGCGATGCCGTAGCCCCGGGATCCAGCAGTGCCCCACAGTTCCGCCCCACTGCCGCCAAAGCCCCTGTGGACTCCCTGG ccctgggccTGAGGACCCCGCTGGGCGTGCAGAGCCCCTACTCCTTCAGCATGGCTCACCCTGCTGTCAATGGGGACATGGCTGGGGCGGGTGCCTACGCCAGCCTGCACCTCGTGTCCCCGCAGCTCAATGGCACCGCGGCCGCCAGCAGCTACGGGCGGTCCCCGCTG GTTGGCTACGACCCTCACCCACACATGCGCGTGGCGGGGCTGGCGGCTGGTATGCAAGTGGGGACGTCGGGGAAACC TGCCTACTCCTTCCACGTCAGCGCCGACGGGCAGATGCAGCCGGTCCCCTTTCCCCACGACGCCCTGGCTGGTCCCGGTATCCCCCGGCACGCGCGGCAGCTGCACAGCCTGGCCCACGGCGAGGTGGTCTGCGCCGTCACCATCAGCAACTCCACGCGCCACGTCTACACCGGGGGCAAAGGCTGCGTCAAGGTGTGGGACGTGGGGCAGCCGGGCACCAAGACGGCCGTGGCACAGCTGGACTGCTTG AACCGCGACAACTACATCCGCTCCTGCAAGCTGCTCCCCGACGGCCGCAGCCTGATCGTGGGGGGGGAGGCCAGCACTCTGTCCATCTGGGACCTGGCGGCCCCCACGCCCCGCATCAAGGCCGAGCTCACCTCCTCCGCCCCCGCCTGCTACGCGTTGGCCATCAGCCCCGACGCCAAAgtctgcttctcctgctgcagcgACGGCAACATCGCCGTGTGGGACCTGCAGAACCAGACCCTGGTCCG GCAGTTCCAAGGCCACACGGACGGTGCCAGCTGCATCGATATCTCCAACGACGGCACCAAGCTGTGGACGGGGGGGTTGGACAACACGGTGCGCTGCTGGGACCTGCGGGAAGGgcggcagctgcagcagcacgaCTTCACCTCCCAGGTGAGCGCCGGGTCCCCCCCGACGTGTTcgacccccccatatcccagcactgccctgtcGCTGCCCCCTCCGCCCCCAGATCTTCTCCCTGGGGCACTGCCCGACGGGCGAGTGGCTGGCAGTGGGCATGGAGAGCAGCAACGTGGAAGTGCTGCACCACACCAAGCCCGACAAGTACCAGCTGCACCTGCACGAGAGCTGCGTCCTCTCCCTCAAGTTCGCCGCCTGCG GGAAGTGGTTTGTGAGCACGGGGAAGGACAACCTGCTCAACGCCTGGCGCACCCCGTATGGAGCCAGCATCTTCCAG TCCAAGGAAACCTCCTCCGTCCTCAGCTGCGACGTCTCCACCGACGATCAGTTCATCGTCACCGGCTCCGGGGACAAGAAAGCGACGGTCTACGAAGTCATTTACTGAGAGCCATGGAGCTGACGGCCGCCATTGGGGTCCAGTCCCTGAGAGCGGATGGACTCACAGCCACggggacggacggacggaccccggcacagaggagcagcagcccaggcCTGGGGTTGTTGGCGCTGGGGATCCCACAGTGCTgggatgcagctgctgctcacagggccCTTCCTTGGGATTTCCTCCTGGTTGGGCTCTTTattggttggtttgtttctaAACGGGGGCTGGGGGAGCCGAGGGGGGTTTCTTTTGTAATGGCATTTTTTGGTGGGTTTTATTTCGTTGTTGTTAAAGCTCCGGGTTGGGCGGGATGGGagctccttcctccccctccccctgcaCCTCCCAGGgcttatttaataataaaaccaCAACAGCAGCGCGGTGCATTGCAGGATGGAGGGGGAagttggggctgggggctgctctgcacGGAGCCATGGGGGGGAGAGGGCATTTCCAGCCCCACATTGTGTACATCAAggttccccccccctccccatggTGCCCTGGAGGATCTCAGCCCCCccccacaacacacacacacacctcatCAACccctttttccttgtattttttattag